In a genomic window of Polypterus senegalus isolate Bchr_013 chromosome 13, ASM1683550v1, whole genome shotgun sequence:
- the LOC120542115 gene encoding uncharacterized protein LOC120542115 codes for MDVTSTKVHSELTDESPDPFLWEKLDDTTSRNFITEKTSLCDIFIEESDMVMVSEKYVSPICDCADYSKTDDAICDSCGSFHTALCSDSTEHYSDCDESFDDTREDFLAEQTDTEVSYETNFSESSHKNEEDLYEIEHGKGIVGSHTVAKPCSSVQRLAKSDFCECVDSNSQQLDAEKCLQEEEALQYASVDSSACCLINSQAVSRHCVTDPTLNGGVHCKGEQVQLSLTAKNRKILESCLADHAAGELSGKTGCYYSKCHRKEESKKQTVAQSANRIFVSNGAQGGIDRFSEASGMGSELDEADHEVKWLTDSAFKSLSSPQDEYFDIYNSSYRSSTNMSLPSTEDSAAVNMGSAYIDIHGYDSDDGHIPGSKDFIDKYELGNFECVDVALESQDDMKKTSKKRTVPKRQIQLRWRERSELKVFTSRDHLEGQSVSEMAHCERHGKDRLLRQHSTPAVFQDPPAKGADITDESEKRKKLQKSVSLDETSSKAKMASCLIKNVLAKKMQYEHKLKLMHGSVKSTEFRVSSNPPSGSGNSLPGPKVPFKRNGSSGELPDESFAFGATSNSTFSSDERQHNCSTASKLSLIAENSNKVGTLINSHTFNAETKTCNTIAVSTLDTDKRGESGQVHVIEPKEKVQLFTPYNNRSEHFKGNETKHKTVAPHAEKILQGARFGENENEQIPVTVSYLGIGNLPDQLERDEQDFKCEMKSESVFMSKTPDITLSSSHKSKKINPVCDAVRVLSPQNERKRFPGEINAHLLAHNSVTEDMLFPETEGLHPLSEGCNSKVKSKAPIHKVRDVRKLVKNTYSLSFKAPAVSPQEDLAAEKTEYRNLHFSSSPVLIQCKAISRNSSTELNSEPCSAQGPPLSNLSETKALSSNSKDESTSSVQLDDSAQSDINSLGCLKENIECNSLRLMNGGVNTVDASDSGSENMSGFDSAGSQCANDKEGNSLLSVDDEAQDVTLTQPNKNSHSVSMLLKEKGFQADIGVCEIPNDPNNCPQKHVNTLEFSLPVCRTRANHASSAKQKPANISTPVEISVSQAAGLEPQNTNGNLNQEKLLNTHDKKDQYSSQFLTVCSNGTVQHPLAPSDDPPQYEERPRNRLQMLPCDVHKTTTTAPHLYSTDSYPTPPPPFSPAFEAAPPGQEQHKPLPSQIPPNLHNESPNYQPILHPAQASSLPVQATFANNTRKPSFPSCEDQPFMKANEGFAWKRLPCLSQSSVGSQIDPSKIGQETRPNFACSPIGFPSPYPVERVNENFHLAENMLGSNIAGFQYPQTPRKVLFDPETGKYFYIEVPVPPQRKMLYDPETGQYVEVIVPQRPLSQSGLYPTATSPYSSVAHPSMYGAPLLSYAGLPMPAHPRFPDLPDQPCTQFSSEANQTLKPEVHSIQPVDSSYLESMYYIPTGMTESPATLQPAFYQKHSGSAEEGERAGNGLPVH; via the coding sequence atggatgtaACATCTACAAAGGTTCATTCGGAACTGACAGATGAAAGTCCTGATCCCTTTTTATGGGAAAAACTTGATGATACCACTTCTAGAAATTTTATAACAGAAAAGACTTCCTTGTGCGATATTTTCATAGAAGAAAGTGACATGGTAATGGTATCTGAAAAATATGTCTCCCCCATTTGTGATTGTGCTGACTACAGCAAAACTGATGATGCTATCTGTGATTCTTGTGGATCTTTTCACACTGCACTATGCTCAGATTCAACAGAACACTACAGTGACTGTGATGAAAGCTTTGATGACACCCGGGAAGACTTCTTGGCTGAACAAACTGATACTGAAGTCAGTTATGAAACCAACTTCTCAGAGTCATCACATAAAAATGAGGAGGATCTGTATGAAATTGAACATGGTAAAGGCATTGTGGGAAGTCATACTGTAGCAAAGCCTTGCAGCAGCGTACAAAGGCTCGCCAAGTCTGACTTCTGTGAGTGTGTTGATTCAAATTCACAGCAGCTGGATGCAGAAAAATGTCTACAAGAAGAAGAAGCCCTGCAGTATGCAAGTGTGGATTCATCTGCTTGCTGTCTGATTAATTCTCAGGCTGTCAGCAGACACTGTGTAACTGATCCAACTCTGAATGGGGGAGTCCACTGTAAAGGGGAACAGGTTCAGCTGTCACTCACTGCCAAGAATAGAAAGATTCTGGAAAGTTGCCTTGCAGATCATGCAGCTGGGGAGCTCTCAGGCAAAACAGGCTGTTATTATTCTAAGTGCCACAGGAAAGAAGAAAGCAAGAAGCAAACTGTGGCCCAAAGCGCAAATAGAATTTTTGTATCTAACGGAGCTCAAGGAGGTATTGATCGATTCAGTGAGGCTTCAGGTATGGGAAGTGAACTGGATGAGGCAGACCATGAAGTTAAGTGGCTTACTGACTCTGCATTCAAGAGTTTATCTTCTCctcaagatgaatattttgacaTTTATAACTCTAGTTATAGATCTTCTACCAATATGTCTCTACCTTCAACAGAAGACAGTGCTGCAGTGAACATGGGATCTGCTTACATTGACATTCATGGGTATGATAGTGATGATGGCCATATTCCTGGAAGTAAAGATTTTATTGACAAGTACGAACTGGGAAATTTTGAATGTGTGGATGTAGCTCTAGAAAGCCAAGATGATATGAAAAAGACATCCAAGAAGAGAACTGTGCCAAAGAGGCAGATTCAGCTCAGATGGCGTGAGCGAAGTGAACTGAAGGTATTTACATCTCGTGATCATTTAGAGGGCCAGTCTGTTTCTGAAATGGCACATTGTGAAAGACATGGAAAGGACAGATTACTACGACAACATAGCACTCCAGCCGTCTTTCAGGATCCTCCTGCCAAGGGGGCCGACATAACAgatgaaagtgaaaaaagaaagaaactgcagAAATCGGTGTCTTTAGATGAAACATCTAGCAAAGCTAAAATGGCATCGtgtctaattaaaaatgttttagctaAGAAAATGCAATATGAACATAAGCTGAAACTGATGCATGGATCTGTCAAAAGTACAGAATTTCGGGTCTCATCTAATCCCCCCTCTGGAAGCGGAAACAGTTTGCCTGGTCCTAAAGTTCCATTTAAAAGAAATGGTTCAAGTGGAGAACTTCCAGATGAGTCTTTTGCTTTTGGTGCAACATCCAACAGCACTTTCTCTTCAGATGAACGGCAGCATAATTGTAGCACAGCAAGCAAGCTTTCCTTGATTGCAGAAAATTCCAACAAGGTAGGCACATTGATAAATTCTCATACCTTTAATGCAGAAACTAAAACTTGCAATACAATTGCTGTAAGTACTTTAGATACTGATAAAAGAGGAGAGTCTGGACAAGTACATGTCATAGagccaaaagaaaaagtgcaACTTTTTACGCCATACAATAACAGAAGTGAGCACTTTAAAGGAAATGAAACTAAGCATAAAACAGTAGCACCTCATGCTGAGAAGATACTGCAAGGTGCAAGGTttggagaaaatgaaaatgaacagattCCTGTCACTGTTTCATATTTAGGCATTGGTAACCTACCAGATCAGCTGGAAAGGGATGAACaagattttaaatgtgaaatgaaaTCAGAAAGCGTCTTTATGTCAAAAACTCCAGATATAACCTTGAGTTCCAGTCATAAGAGCAAAAAGATTAATCCTGTGTGTGACGCTGTCCGAGTTCTCTCTCcacagaatgaaagaaaaaggtTTCCAGGAGAAATTAATGCCCACCTTTTAGCTCACAACTCTGTGACAGAGGACATGCTTTTTCCAGAAACGGAAGGTTTGCATCCATTGAGTGAAGGGTGCAATTCGAAAGTTAAAAGCAAGGCTCCCATTCATAAAGTGAGGGATGTAAGAAAACTTGTGAAAAACACTTACAGCCTGTCCTTTAAAGCGCCAGCTGTTTCTCCTCAAGAAGACCTTGCTGCTGAAAAAACTGAGTACAGGAACTTGCACTTCTCATCATCTCCAGTGCTCATTCAGTGCAAAGCAATCAGCAGAAATAGTAGCACTGAATTGAACTCGGAGCCGTGCAGTGCACAGGGACCACCTCTGAGCAACTTGTCTGAAACCAAAGCTTTGAGCTCAAACAGTAAGGATGAGTCGACATCTTCTGTACAACTGGATGACTCGGCTCAAAGTGATATTAACAGTCTGGGctgtttgaaggaaaacatcGAGTGCAACAGCTTGAGACTCATGAATGGAGGTGTTAATACAGTAGATGCCTCGGATAGCGGATCAGAGAACATGTCAGGCTTTGATAGTGCGGGCAGCCAATGTGCAAATGATAAAGAAGGAAACTCCTTGCTTTCTGTAGATGATGAGGCACAGgatgtcactttaacacaaccAAATAAAAACAGCCATTCAGTTTCAATGCTCCTGAAAGAAAAAGGCTTTCAAGCAGATATAGGAGTATGCGAAATTCCCAATGATCCTAATAATTGCCCTCAAAAGCACGTGAACACCCTTGAGTTCTCTTTGCCCGTGTGTCGCACCAGAGCAAATCACGCTTCCAGTGCCAAACAAAAACCAGCTAACATAAGCACTCCTGTTGAAATAAGTGTGAGCCAAGCTGCAGGACTGGAACCCCAAAACACAAATGGCAATTTGAACCAAGAGAAATTGCTCAACACTCACGACAAAAAAGATCAATATTCCTCACAGTTCTTAACAGTATGCAGTAATGGAACTGTTCAGCATCCCCTGGCACCTTCAGATGATCCTCCTCAATATGAAGAAAGACCAAGAAATAGACTGCAGATGTTGCCTTGTGATGTGCACAAGACCACTACAACAGCACCACACCTGTATTCTACAGATTCCTATCCAACACCCCCACCGCCATTCAGTCCAGCATTTGAAGCAGCTCCACCTGGACAAGAACAACACAAACCTCTGCCATCACAAATCCCACCTAATCTCCACAATGAATCCCCAAACTACCAACCCATTCTTCATCCTGCACAGGCAAGCTCACTTCCTGTTCAGGCCACCTTTGCAAATAACACTCGAAAGCCGTCCTTTCCGAGCTGTGAAGATCAGCCTTTCATGAAAGCCAATGAGGGTTTTGCCTGGAAGAGATTGCCGTGTTTGTCCCAAAGTTCTGTTGGCAGCCAAATAGACCCTTCAAAGATTGGACAAGAAACAAGGCCGAATTTTGCATGCAGTCCAATAGGTTTCCCTTCCCCATATCCAGTGGAACGGGTCAATGAAAACTTTCACCTTGCTGAAAACATGCTAGGCTCCAACATAGCAGGATTTCAGTATCCGCAAACTCCCAGGAAAGTTTTATTTGATCcagaaactggaaaatatttttacattgaaGTTCCCGTTCCACCCCAAAGAAAAATGCTTTATGACCCTGAAACCGGGCAGTATGTGGAGGTAATCGTACCTCAGCGCCCTTTAAGCCAGAGTGGACTGTATCCCACAGCAACCTCTCCTTATTCTTCCGTTGCACATCCT
- the LOC120542116 gene encoding spermatogenesis-associated protein 24-like: MHSSVLVYEQLRDVIEIQQRILVDFKQKDEDREETMVPRKQYEAVLKQLEEEKLRHKETQILLAMENEKSEFASGEIEVLKKQLQKERESFEKTLAIVKKKALKESTKNDQLISRYNEIESVALKHKDMLNEKETEIKKLHHRLNKQKVTLKVQMTDLHIQKKQEDYIAQILEKKKKTKCGSPNNLL; the protein is encoded by the exons ATGCACAGTTCTGTACTGGTTTATGAACAGCTGCGAGATGTCATTGAAATACAACAACGTATCTTGGTCGACTTTAAACAGAAG GATGAAGATAGGGAAGAAACCATGGTCCCAAGAAAACAGTATGAAGCAGTGCTGAAACAGCTTGAG GAAGAGAAATTACGGCATAAAGAAACTCAAATTCTCCTTGCCATGGAAAATGAAAAGTCAGAGTTTGCCTCAGGTGAAATTGAAGTTCTGAAAAAACAGCTACAAAAAGAAAGAGAGTCATTTGAGAAAAC GCTtgccattgttaaaaaaaaggctCTGAAGGAATCCACAAAAAATGACCAACTCATAAGCCGATATAATG aaATTGAATCTGTGGCTTTAAAACACAAAGACATGTTAAATGAAAAAGAGACCGAAATAAAGAAACTTCATCATCGACTGAATAAGCAGAAAGTAACTTTAAA AGTTCAGATGACAGATCTTCACATACAGAAGAAACAAGAAGATTATATTGCACAAATacttgaaaagaagaaaaaaacaaaatgtggctCACCAAACAACTTGCTATGA